The following DNA comes from Salvia splendens isolate huo1 chromosome 17, SspV2, whole genome shotgun sequence.
ctaccagcatttactaacatcagaaattcgcggatccatcaagcAGCTCGAGCAGTTCGCCGGCAGCCGACGGGTTCGGGACTGGGACCCCGTCCCTATCAGTATGATTCCAAACACATTCAGGCGGAGGGAGGGAGCTCCGAAAGAGCGTGAGCTCTTATGTGGCCGCCTCATTGATCGACCTATAAGGCCTCTTTTTCCTCCTGGACTTTACCATGAGGTTCTGGTAAAGTAGCATTGCCAGAATATATTTCCAGCTTATTAAGTTAGAACTGCTGTGCTCACCTTCTTATTCTGAAGGTTATGGCAAGTGTACTCTCATCTGATGGGAAGCATGATCCGGATGTAATGGCTGCGTCTGCTGCTCTGATGTTGTCAGATGTTCCTTGGGGTGGTCCTATTGGAGTGATTCGTATAGGGAGGATTGGTGGTCAATTCAATTGATTGTCAATCCGAGCATGGATGGGGTGTTCGAAATACCTTCTTAACTTTTTTTACTTGTAGTTTTGAGGGATGTATTTCATTGTCAATTACACATGTCTTAGCTAGTTACCGTTtgttaggattttaagttgttcccttttctcttctttttgtttGCTACATAGCTTACTCAACCTGCCTAAATTGAATTACTCCTTCTAAACCTTGTTAGAGCAAAGACACATTCTCTAGTTTAAgcagtatatatttttatactattttGAATAGTGAGTTAGTAGAGTTATTATAATTTGTTTTATCTGTTGATGGAATTCACACACTTGATTGCTGACCGTTGCTGGTTGATTTCAGTTTTCTGCATAGGCTAGAAAAGGACAGACAGATTAACTTggcctttcttcttcttttttgttttgtCTCAAGATTCTCAACCTTGTTAAGTCCTTTTTCAAAGTTCCTTTTAGTAACTCGGATGCTTTTGCTACAGTCTAATTTGTATCTCATGGACGTTTTTGCAGCTTTGTCTGAGCGATCTTAACTTGGTTTATGCATGCACAACAGACAAAACATTGATGATAGATTTCCAATCACTTGAAATATCTGAAAGAGACTTGGAAGCTGCTTTAAGATTTGCTCATCCTGAGATGAGTTTTACTTCTTCTACTGATTCATCCTGCTACTTATTGTATGAGCTTACTTTTGATTGCTCAGGCAGTTAAATATCTCGAACCTCAACTAAGTCTGGCAGCCAAGGCTGGTAAACAGAAAAAGGATTATAAGCTATGCACAGTATCTGAGGATATTTATGAAAGAATAAGGAGCTTGTCTGAAGATCCAATTGAAGCTGTGTTTACGGACCCTACATATGGCAAGGTTCTTTCAGAGCACAGAAAATACTGATATTTGCACAAAGAACCATACTATCTCAAACTGCATTATATTACATTTCTGAggttctttatttatttatttggatgCATTGTGCAAAATGTCTGTGCAGTTTGAAAGGGGTGAAGCCTTGGATAATATTGGACGGGATGTGAAAAACATACTTGAGGATGAAGGTGATGAAGAAGGTCTTAAAGTTCTATCAAAAACAGTAGATAATGTGCGGAAAAAGGTCTGTGCATCACTCTCTATCTTTAGCACAGAATTCATGTTTCTGTATAAGGAATCAAATATGTACTATCTTTTCCCGTGCTACATGGTTCATCTATATTTTCTAGTGGAGATACTCAGGTAAGCAACTGAACCATCGAGGTGCCAGAAGATGTGATTGAATATAGAAAACTTGCTGAAATTTGGTGTTCTAAATACTTTCTTCTGAAGTGCTTACTTTAGTTCCTTCATTTCATATGTGGCTAGGTTCTTTTGTACTGTGACTCTTGGTGCACCTGGAGAAGCTCAAGTTTTGGATTCTCTGGTTGGTCCTTCAACCAAGAGATTTATGCTTCACTACAGTTTCCCACCATTGTGCACCAATGAAGTTGGTAAGCGAGTTGGACTGAACAGGCGCGAAGTTGGACATGGTGAGCTACTGACATTTCCAAATAGTCATGTAACTTTCTTGTTTTATTGTAATATTTGTCCCTTTAGTCTTCCTACTTATCGTACCTTGATAAATGACGAGCAACGACTTTTATTAGTGCCCTTTTGGACTGTACGTCGATGTTTACAAGGCTTTTCTTTTAGCTTATCAATAGCTGGACTGGAATTTAGTGCTTACACAACTCACAATGCACATGTAGTGAAATtctatttttgtatattttagtAGCTGCTTATATGTTTCACATTTCTATTGATATAATTGTAAGATGCTATTACTGTGAAACTGCACCTAATTACCCATCTTTTAAACTGCCTATGTTCGCCCCTTCTCCATACAGTCCTTGCTTAGTGACTGTTATGTTTTCCAGTTGCTATACTTGATAAAACACAATGCTTGTGGTAATGTTTTTTCGCATGTTATACTAGTATTTACTGGTGAATtgattgtctgtggctctttATGGTTATTTGACCATTATATATCCCTGGCTGAAGGAGTTTTAAGATGCTAACATTATTCTTATCAGTGTCTTCTGTTTTGCGAATTCCCACTTTATCCATATCACATGAATTCCACTGGCTTGCTACTTCCCTCACATTGGATTGTGATGAATCTTTATTTTGCAGGTACCCTTGCCGAGAAAGCACTTCTTGCTGTAATGCCTCCCGAAGACAATTGTCCATATACTGTTCGTATCAATTCAGAAGTCATGGCCTCAGATGGATCAACATCAACGGCTTCTGTTTGGCAGGTTGGCTTTGAGACTGTCCGGGAACTTTATATCCTGTTTGGTGAAATTTTGCTTACTCATTGCATGTAGCAATAAGTCCCTTGAGAATGGCTTTGCACATTTTCTTTTGTAAGTAGCATGGCCTTAATGGATGCTGGCATTCCATTGAGGGAACATGTAGCAGGTTTATCAGTGGGACTTATTAGTGAAACTCATCCTGCAACTGGTGTAATCAAGGACTACAGAATATTGACTGATATTCTCGTAAGGCTTACACCGCTGTTCAACTCATATGGGTGTTTCTGAGGAAAAAGTTTTTACTTATTTTgcattcaaaattcaaattttcaaagGCTTACAGAATATTGACTGATATTCTCGTAAGTACCTTCTCGTAGTATCTCGTTGTGTGTATCATCTCcatgcaaattttcaaaatcaaaatttgaactCAGATCATTGTTCATTGTTCAGCTCATTTGAACTCATTGTCTCATATTCATCCTCAGATCCAAATATGTTGTACATAATATCGTTAGTGCTAGCCATGGATGTTGCTCAAGTTCTTGCTATCTCTAACTATGGAGTAGGAGTATTAGATGTGGAGTTTAGATCACAAAATTAGCGCCAACTCTATGGAGTATTAGATGAGTTTTGATCGCAAAATTAGCGCCAACTCTATGGAGTATTAGATGTGGAGATATTTAAACATCAAGATTTATGTTTGTTTTAGGACTAGATatgtatatttaaattttttaattgaaagaGTATGAACAAGAAAATTAGAATTGGATTGATTTAATTTGATGGAGTAGGAATAGGAGATCAAATTAGAAATATAATTAACAATTCACCTAAGAAATATCAATAATTATAGACTAAAGgctcattttggtccttaacatattgcgattttttaattttggtccaaaacattatattttgaattattcggtccctcacaaataaaaacgggtcacatttggtcaattttggacggttccgtcaaaaaatttgacggtcaacgaattttaattacattttgaccggattaagctaataaatatattttattaatgtctaatatctaattaagttaattatatTCTCCCcttctcttcttcatcttctttcaTCTCTATAAATCATCAATTCAATCATCTGCGCCACAAAATCGTTCAATAATGGCGGATGCCGTCATGATCACTAAGAAGCTCGGCTTCGACGTGACTGAGCTACGCCTCGGTTTGCCCAGCGCTAAAGACAAGAAGCGAGCGTTTGACGAAACCGTCGATTTGAAGCTCAATCTCGACGTTCCTTCCGATCACACTGATTTTCAGGGGAACAATGTCAACAAGACGGATTCTCCTAAGCCTCCTGCTAAGTacgcccctctctctctctctagtttTAGGAGAGATTTTTGAGTTTTTTGGGGAAATTTTGCTGAGATTTAACTCGTACGATTTTGAATTAGGGATTTGAGTTGAGATTGGTAATGAATGAAGTTGTAAACGAAATTGCGATGATTAATTCAGGGCATAGGTGGTGGGGTGGCCGCCGGTGCGGTCCTACCGGAAAAATGTGATGTCGGTTCAGAAGAGGAGCGAGGCGGCAGCGCCTTGATGAAGGTGAGCATGGATGGCGCGCCATACCTGAGGAAAGTAGACTTGAAGATGTACAAGACTTACCAAGAGCTCTCTGATGCATTGGGCAGAATGTTCAGTTGCTTCACTATTGGTAATTTATTTGTACAAAGAAAAGTACTTATTTGAGATGAAAAATTGAAGTGATGaagtgaaaattgaaatatgtaAATGTGAGACACAAGGAATGTTGGACTTCATGAATGGGGGATCTGCGGACACGCTTCGCCGGAGGCATCAATGGAGATGTCGTCGCGAAGGAGGAATCGGAGTGGCTTTTGAATTTGGAAATGGAGCGCGAAATGGAATCTCGGAGAGTGAGGGGGGAGTGGAAATTAGATCCGACGAGGGTTTGATTAAGGTGCTGACCGAGCTTTTGATGGCGGCTTTGGAAGATTTAAGCGACAATTTGGTCACGACAGAGAGGAATTCTTCGGCGGAGGATTGCAGCGACGAACGGAGTCGTTTCTCCATTGATGTTTCTCTGTGATTTTCCGGTCTGCTTGCGCTTCTTATTGCTGCACCGTTGCTTTAGTTAAGGTTGAGTTGGTCACTTTGTTTAGGACCAAATAGGAATACATTATTGTGTTAAAATTGTTAATCCAGTCAAAATTAAGTTAATTGGTGTtgaccgtcaaatttttgacggaacTGTCCAGAATGGACCAAATGTGCCCCGTTTTTATTtctgagggaccgaataattcaaaagataatgttttggatcaaaatcaaaaaattatatgttaaggaccaaaatgggTTTTTAGTCATGATTAtaatatgtaatttaatttgatgAGATTCATATCGGTGAGTAGGAATTGGAGAATTAGAtatgaaaatttaatttattgagaTATTCAAATATTAAGATCAAAAGAATAGACTaaggaatttaaaaaaaaaaaactaaaagtgATCATGTTTAGGCCACTCCTTTGTAGGTACtactaataaatatttgaaagagaaaaaaaaggtgGAACTTTAAAAGATTAACCGATGGAGTAGGAGTACTTAGATATGGATATTTATATCAagatttaatgtttttttactattaaaatataataaacaatataaataataataaaattgattaaTATAAACCGGTTTGGTCAGATTGAAAAGTTAAGAGCATTAGTATGTAGAAATCATGTGTGTTTATCTTTTTTCTTATAGGGTTATGTTTTATTGGTGGACACGTAATCGAATAGGTAAAATATCGGAATCACATGTTCTAATGGTcgttattaattaaatatataactaTGATGAAGACATTTCTGATTAAATCTTATCATTAACATTGTTAAGTTCAACTTCACCggttattaattaatcaatttaattcaaaataaacATTGAAAGATGTTGTACAAAAATTGACTATATAAATCAGAAAAATAATTTTGTATTCGTCATATATGAGTTTAGGACTAGTTTATCATCATGCAATTTACTAAaaatgtataaaattaataaaatgttcTAGAATCTTAATGTTCGAAATTCAAAGGTTTCCTTTACAGGACAAGTTCATCAATATCTTCTTGCAACTTGCGTAGTACATATTTCATTTTACTAAATGTAATTAACAAATTACTAGAGGAATAATAACTGCAAATTTCTTTTCGTCCTTGCTTCTACGAATTAACCAATATTCTTAGTTTGACCGAATAGAATGTTAGTATCTCTTTAATTTCATAGGTTGACTACAAAATTGACCTCAACAACCTGCAGAATGTTCTAATCTATAGTATTTTGCATTATGTtatgaaatgaattaaaaatacgAAATTTCAAGAAGAATAACACTATTAttcttaattaaaattcataaatgtGGATTGGAAGAAATAATAGGAAAATGGGTTCAGTTTATGAGTTTGCAAGTTGCAACAAGCTTATTAAGTGACAATTGGACTTAAATAATGTGCATTTTCAGTGAGATATGTAAGTTTATTTAGTAATTTTActcattttataatatttgccCAAATAAGATAAATGAATCACAACTTTTTTCGTTATTGGTGCATAATCAATTAATCAGTAGTCAAAGCATTCAACTGTTTAAAAACAACTACTCCTATAAACATTattaggaaaaaaagaaattaatgaaagagaaatctattttattctattcCTTTTCCATAGCTAGTGGTATGATCTAACTTTGACTAATATGCCACCCTCCAAATATTCAGATAATGGTGACAAAATAATTtggtaaaaggaaaaaaaatcaatctttGGATTTGACTAGTGGACAAAATTTTCTATTTGGTTCAAGACTTCTGCtggaaattaaataattcaGTGGATGCTCATGCTGAGATTagacaattttaattttgtttgaacTCAATTTAAAAGATGTTAGTTGATTAGGACTGGACAAAAGGGGGCGTTACGAGTGAGAAAATAAATTCGATTACAATAATAATTTCGACCACCAAAACTCTTTTGCCCATAACTACTTAACAAAAAAGTATACATTTTAGATAGGAATGTAATCAAAATGAAAAGTATAATATATTGTAAAAACTCTAAATTATGATCGTTATTTAAGAACTGATATTAAGttattaaaatatgacaaataacATCAAACATAATATATCAAACATAATATGTCAgcataatattaatattgtcaATCGATTAACGTTgtttgacattttttatatgTTAGTGTTTATCATCTGATGACATCAATTCTTGAAATCTAACGATTCAAATCATAGTTTGAAATTTATAGAAAAGGtgtatatttcattttatcactacccaatTTAAATATGCTATATATTTTATGAATGCAACATTTATGAGAATTGTACTCATAAAATACATATTtaatgttatttattttattttatacatttagtTAGATTCTAATATTGTAAAaatagtttttaaaattttctaattttacaatttttatagaaattaaaatttgatttgtcattttctatacttaattaaaattataaaaaaagaatagaTCGACATTTCATATAGATTATAAAATGGAAATTGGTCAGAAAAATAACCTAGGAATATTTTCACAAAAATCCAGTATTTTCTACAGCCTTTAAAAATGGTCTTAAAATCACCAACTTTTCAATTGTGTGGATTTCTCACACTAAAGTTTCCAGCATAAGTGTAAAAGACGGAGCTACATTCCTTTTTATGGGAtaaatgaaattgatgatgatatggaGTTCTGGAATTAGTGTCGACATTCAATGTAGATAAAATTATACCGGAAACTTTAGTATGGACAATCCGCACAATGAGTAAAATTAGTGATTATTAAAGGTTGTGGGAAAACCAAATATCTGTGAAAGTTTATTAGTATCATTTTCGCAAAATAACCGAAAAGAAAATGTCTCACTTTACTTTCTAtacactctaactatttattaatatCAATTTTGCAAAATAATCGAAAAGAAAATTGAGAGAGTGCTATTTAATAACTTATCATTTTCTTGTATATAGAGTAATAAATCAACACTCTCttcattttataattaagttatttttatagtatttcaaaaaattttgcaATATCACATTTTCTGGCGGAACTGGGAGAGcaattttattcaaataaatgcGTTCATTAAGAGCATAAATAACGCGGCTGGTCGGGCCGCAattcgcgagtcccggcccgtcccgcgCGTTAGACGGAGGCAAGTCGCGGctcaggccggtcccggggccgcattCCCGGCCTGGAGCCCGTCCCGCGGCCCGGCTGGGACGGCGTTAATCGCGCGCCGTGCCGCACTggcgagtcccggcccagcgttacacgggTCTCGGGCTGGGCCGCAACgccaatatattttttttatttttttattttgtgtctataaatacgagcatTCCATTTGTGCATCAATCTTACGTGCATTCCATTTCAATCTCTATTATACACTTTGAATCGGCatcaatggattggttcaacaaCGATGAACGTGAGATGGATgagttcgttaactcgaacaattggtacataccgggGTCGCAACCATCGCAGCCGacgcctagtccgggagtcggtagcaacgtcgACATAACCTCGCCGGTCAACACGGAAGAGTTCGAATtcagtgagatggagcccgctcaagagcggggcaaggagaaggtcggcgaggaggatgggccgaagaagtacactCCGCATgagacaatgtggcttgcgaggaactacatcgacgtggccgaggatcctatcatcggcaaccaacAGACTGGCAAGGCTttctgggagcggattgctcagaagtataacgctggccgtcctaaagggtcgatcgagcgtagctacgtgaagctgcgcaagcattggggccgggtccaggcggatatgagcaagtggaacggaaagtgggccaacgtagttcggatgtggccgagcgggcacagcgaggcggacctcgtTGAGAAGGCGAAGGATGCGTTCTTCACTGACGGGAAGAAGGCCTTTAAGTACTACGAGGTTTGGAAGCttgtcgagaagagcccgaagttcaccagcggtgccgagccggcggcaactggggcggcgaagagaaccaaagtttctgcctccggaaactactcttcgagcgaaggaggtccggcaatcgacctcaacgtgacggacgacggCGTCTTCGtctcctctcctagcattcagagccgcccgatgggaacaaaggcggccaagaagaaagcaaaggggaaggcaactgcgagcaactccgctatggcgccgaccaatccgtctctggataagatgtccgacactttggcggagatgaatattacatggcggatgagccagctgacggagttgacatcgagagatacatcgaagatgtcggatgaggagctcgagttgcaccgtgagatgatcgtctaccttcgcgcccaaatgaagaagtagtagtcgtggcccgggtttcttgtattttaaatttgcttcgtctagtaatgtaatgttaatttctaatgaacaatgcattttcccggttttaattgttcaacgaattgcgtttacgagttaaatatgttgaagttgtgaatagtgtcatttattagttgcggcccgagttgcggcctgcagggttagaggctTTTGGGGCcaggccgcaactgtagaggaatgatgacgtagAGGGAACTTGGAGCTGGAACTGGGGACAGGATTATTCATGGTCTAAAACCCATCATTTCTCTCTATATAAAGAATACTAACACTTGTCTCTCTACAACTTCTTCCAATCCCAAAGCAATATTGCTAATTTGTTGATTTCATGCTGCATTGATGCATTATCTATCATGGATCACCCTTGCCATCTTCCTCACCATCCCAATTTCTCTCTCCGACCCTCGAATTTCGGAGCCCGGCTTATTCTGCGGCGTCGACCGGCCGCCGCCCAACGCCAGCGCCTCCTTCATCCCGCTCTTCACCAGTGCGATGGAGACCATCCCGCAGCAAGTCGCAGCCAGAAACTGGGGCAGCTACGTCTTCAACTCCACCAACGCATCCATCTACACCCTCGCGCAGTGCCACGCCGACCTCTCGCGCGACGACTGCCTCCAGTGCTACGCCGCCAGCCGCACGCGCCTCCCCCGCTGCCTCCCCGCCTTCGGAGGCCGGATCTTCCTCGATGGCTGCTTCCTCCGCTACGACAGCTATGCATTCTTCGCCGAGAGCGTCGATCCTGATTCCGACGCCGTCAATTGCACCTCCACGGCGCCGAATTCCACGCTGCCGGATGCGGAGTTCAGGAGGAGCGTTTTGGAGGTGATCGACAACGTTACGGCCGGCGGGAGATCCGCGACGGCGGGGATCGGCGGCGCGTTTGTATTGGCGGAGTGCTGGAACACCGTCGGCGCGGAGGGGTGTAGGGCGTGTTTGGCGAAGG
Coding sequences within:
- the LOC121774213 gene encoding LOW QUALITY PROTEIN: polyribonucleotide nucleotidyltransferase 2, mitochondrial-like (The sequence of the model RefSeq protein was modified relative to this genomic sequence to represent the inferred CDS: deleted 4 bases in 2 codons) translates to MIPNTFRRREGAPKERELLCGRLIDRPIRPLFPPGLYHEVLVMASVLSSDGKHDPDVMAASAALMLSDVPWGGPIGVIRIGRIGGQFLIVNPSMDGLCLSDLNLVYACTTDKTLMIDFQSLEISERDLEAALRFAHPEMIKYLEPQLSLAAKAGKQKKDYKLCTVSEDIYERIRSLSEDPIEAVFTDPTYGKFERGEALDNIGRDVKNILEDEGDEEGLKVLSKTVDNVRKKVCASLSIFSTEFMFLYKESNMYYLPVLHGSSIFSSGDTQVICTVTLGAPGEAQVLDSLVGPSTKRFMLHYSFPPLCTNEVGKRVGLNRREVGHGTLAEKALLAVMPPEDNCPYTVRINSEVMASDGSTSTASVCSMALMDAGIPLREHVAGLSVGLISETHPATGVIKDYRILTDILVRLTPLFNSYGCF